Genomic window (Paenibacillus sp. 37):
GGCGTATCAGGCACCTCTACGTCACAGTACGAAGGTCAATGGGTTCACTATACGACGGTCATTACAGAACGCTCTATTACAGGTTACATTAACGGTGTAAGTATAGGAACGACCGCCAAAGAGAAAACAACAGCAAGCTTTGGTACGGATTTGCAAGCTTACATCGGTCGCTCCAATTATCTAGGGGATGCTACTTTTGCAGGTAGCTTTCAAGATTTAAGAATTTACGGAGAGGCACTAAGTAGTGAATATATCGCTGAAGTATATGAACAATCATTTAATGAAAAGCAAGTACAACAAGGCAAATTAGAGCTAACGTTAGGTGATGTATCTGCCGTGACAGAATCTCTTGAACTTCCTTCTGCCAATAAGTATGGCGCATGGATATCATGGACTTCCAGTGATGAAAGTGCGATTAGTCCAACCGGGGAAGTGTTCTTACGAGAAATGGAGCAACAAGTGACGTTAACTGCAACCATTTCTTTAGGTGGAAGCCAGGCAACGAAGGAGTTCGTGGTTACCTTACCACCTAAGGATGACTCTACTCAGCAGATTGCCGTTAAAGGTGTTTCGCTTAATGAATCTGCACTTGTTTTATCCATGGGGGACAGCGAGACATTAGTGGCTACAATTTCACCTTCAAATGCAAACAATAAAAGAGTCGTCTGGATATCTAGTGACTCAAGTGTAGCGGTTGTCAATTCAACGGGTGAAGTTACAGCGGTTAGTGATGGTGATGCCACAATTACGGTACAGACTGAAGATGGAGCGTTTACAGCTACATCAGCCGTTACCGTTAAGGGAAAATCACTCAAAGATGATCTTATTCTTCATTACGACATGAAAACGACTACAGAAGTAGACGGTCAACTCGTACTAAAGGATGTTGCCAACAAGGAAGTTACATTCGACGGGGTATTTAAAAATCCAAACAATGGACAATTCATTTCAAATAGTGAAGTTGGCTTTATTTCCTTTAATGGTGGAAGCTCTACATCGAACAGTGGGTATGTTGAGATTCCTAAGGGCTCCAATGGACTAGATTTATTACAAGGTCTGAATGAAATTACCGTATCTTCCATCGTAAACTGGACGAATGATGGTACGAATCGCTGGATTTTTGGTTTGGGTACGGTGTTAACGCCTGAAACGAACAAATATTTTTTTGTAACCCCACGTCACGGTAGTGGATCAGGCAATATGATTGCTACAGGTATATCTAAAAATGGCTGGCCGAACGAAGCATTAGTTACAGGTAGCGCAAACTCCAACCTGATCGGTGGACAGTGGAAGCATGTAACAGTTTCCTTCTCCGAAGCTAGCAACAAGATGACATTATTCGTGGATGGAGCTAAAGTTGCTTCAGGTAATACGAAGGGACTAAAGCTGTCAGACATTATTAATCCGGATGCTACGTTCTCTGGCTTTATCGGTAAGTCCATCTTCGCCAACGATCCATATTTTCAAGGTAGCATGGCTGATTTCCAAGTATATGATCGTGCGTTGACGGAGCAGGAAATGAGCGAGTTATATCAACAAGAAGCAGCAACTCACATCTCCAAAATACGTCAGCTCACTGTTGATGATGCAGCGAATCAACTTGACATCGGTCATTACTTAGACGAGGCAGATCAGAGTGCTGACAAGATAACGAGAAACGTTAATTTACCAACAAACGGTAAAAATGGCGTAAACATCACTTGGAGTTCTAGTCATCCTACTGTCATTTCTAACAGTGGCACTGTACAACGTCCGGCTGTTCAAGCAGGTGATGTTCAAGCAGAGCTTACGGCTACTTTAACGTATCAAGGCGTATCTATAACTGCTGTATTCCCTGTTACGATCTTGAAGCAATTCGATGATCAGCAGAAGGTTGATCTGGACGCTGAACAATTAGAGATCTACAACGCGGACAATGTTAAAGGCAACTTACGTCTTGTCACTACAGGTGAACAAGGCTCCACCATTACATGGACATCCAGCAGGCCGGCGGTTGTTAAAGGAACGGCTGAAGCGGCTGGTAACGCTACACAATTAGGCTGGGTGAGCCGTCAAGCTACGGATATACCCGTTACGCTAATCGCTACGATTACGAATGGTACAGCTTCGAAAGAGCTAACGTTTAACGTTACAATTAAAAAAGAAGCTGCGCCAGTAAAGCCTGATGCGTACTTCTTTGCGTACTTTACAGGTGAATATGAGGGTGGTGAAGAGATCTCCTTCGCTACAGCGGAAGATCCATTGTTCTGGAAAGCGCTGAATAATGGGAAGTCGATCCTGCAATCGGATATGGGTGAAAAAGGACTTCGTGATCCATTCGTTATTCGGTCAGCAGAAGGTGATAAGTTCTATATGCTGGCAACCGATTTGAAAATGGGCGAAAGTACAGATTTTGATCAGGCTCAAATTACGGGGAGTCATTACATGATGGTTTGGGAGTCAGAGGATCTCGTGAACTGGAGCGAGCAGCGAATGATCAAGGTGGCTCCTAAAACTGGAGGAAATACGTGGGCGCCAGAAGCGATCTATGATCCGGTAACTGGAGAGTATATTGTATTCTGGGCATCATCAATGAAAAACACAGAGACATATGGTGATTATAACGGAAGACCTGCAGGTCAGTACAATGTGATGTACTACGCGACAACACGAGATTTCTACACGTTTTCTGAGCCCAAGGTCATGATTGATGAGTCACTTCCGACCATTGATACGACATTTATTGAGCACAATCATATGTTGTACCGATTCACCAAATCAGAAGTGAATACGAAAGTGTATGTGGAGAAGGCACCAACGTTCTATTATGACAAGGACGGTATTGCAGCAAATGGCCTTCAATACAACGCTGTTCCTGGTACACGGGATAACAAACTCGGCTTGATCGGAAAAAATGGAAACAACGAAGGACAAACGATATTTAAGGATATTCATGAAAAAAAATGGTATCTGTTCCTTGATTCATGGCCATATCATGTACGATATACAACAGATCTGGATAGTAGCACGCAATATATGAACAATGTATTAAGTAGTGATCAATATGCACTTCCGCCAGGACCACGACACGGGACGGTGATTCCAATCTCACGTGCGGAGTATGATGCTTTGCAAGAGAAGTATGCATGGAAAGGTCCAGCACCATCAAAAGATCCGGTTGTACATTACTCATTTGATGCAAATACAGTGAATGATACAACGTTGAATGACATTTCTGGTAATGGTCATCACGCAACACTCGTAGGTGGAGCAACGATTAATGAAGAGGATCGCATCGGTAAAACGGGTGGTGCATTAGAGCTTAATGGATCAACAGGATATGTGAAGCTGCCAGATCACTTGATTCAATCCTTGAATCTGGAGAAGGCTACGTTCTCTACATGGGTTCAAATGGACAAAAATCAGGCCAATCAAAGAATATTTGATTTTGCTTCCGAAACAGGCAGACAGGTTAACCGCAACACCATGTACTTGAGTACACAAGGGGATACAGGTAGTCTGGAGTTCGCTGTCGTAACCCCTTTTACAGAGAAATTTAGCAATGACAGCACGAAACTAGGATCTGATTATAAATATGCAGTGAGAAATGCTGGACTTTTACCAACGAAGACTTGGCAGCATGTTGCCATTACAATGGATGAATTTGATGCCGTATTGTACGTGAATGGTCAAGAGGTTAAACGCAGCTCGACATATAACGTGGAGCCGAGAATGTTACTGGAAACAACGATGAATTATATTGGTAAATCGAGAAACAGCTCTCATAGTCTATTTGATGGTAAATTGGATGATTTCCGTATCTATAATCGTGCATTATCCGTTGAAGAGATTGCAACTTTGGCTAATGAAGACGTTACTCCTCCAGTAGAGCAGCCATCTGGGGCAGAACTCATTCTCCACTACGATATGAATGATATCGATGGTGCGACAGTTGTTGACCAAACAGGAAACTTTAACGGAAAATGGATGAATCCATCTAAAGCAGAATGGATTCGTACACAAGATGCGGGTGTACTAAGCTTTACTGGTGGCACAACTAACTCCTATGTAGAGCTGCCACAAGGAGTTCTCGATGGATTAACGGATATCACCGTTTCATCCATTGTGAACTGGAGCGGTAAAAACGCTGCGGAGTGGTTATATGCATTAGGAAGACCAAACAATAATACGCACTATACGTATTTCACACCACGTTATAATGCTAACGGTCTAGCCCGGTTGGGTATCGCGACGAATGCCTGGAATAATGAGTCTTCAGCTTCGACCACGGGCTTAAAGAATAATGAATGGAAAGTCGTTACGACGGTTGTTTCAGGTACAGATGGTACACTAACGCTTTATATTGATGGAGTTCCTGTTGCATCAGGCTCTACGAATGGAATGACATTAGAACAAATAAAAAATACTTCAGGCAGTAGTGGAAACATTGGTAAGTCATTCTATACAGATGATCCATACTTCGGCGGGTTGATTGCAGACTTCCAAATCTATGATGGTGCTATGACTGTTGCGGATATTAAATCACTTAAGGCTCAGGCAGATCAGAAGATTGCTTTACTGGAGGGCATGCTTGTATCGGCTGCGACAGAGAAATTAACGATTGATGATCTTCTTGCCTCGAATACATCAAAAGATGAGATTATAAGCAATGTAACGTTGCCAACATCAGGTGCTTATGGCACAACAATAAGCTGGACTTCGGATAAGGGGAATGTAATCTCAACTACAGGTGCCGTAACCAGACCAGCGAACGCAACTGGCGATCAAGTTGTAACGTTAACAGCAGTATTTACAGATGGTACAGAGACAGATCGCAAAACCTTTACGTTGATGGTTAAGGCATTGCCAAGCGATGCCACTTCTGTAGATGAAGCAAAAGCAGCGCTAGTCGTTCATAACATTAGTGATGTTAGAGGTCATCTCTCATTACCGGAATCTGGACTATATGGAACAACCATTACTTGGACTTCTGTTCAGCCAAATGTCATTTCAGTGACTGGTGAAGTACAACGTCCGGCGCACGGTAGTGGAGATGTAGACGTGAAGCTTACAGCTACGATTACATTAAATTCAGCATCCACTACAAAGGAATTTATGGCGAAGGTGAAGGAACGGCCTGCTGATGAAAAATATGCGGGATACTTCTTCACATATTTTACTGGAGAAGGTACCTCAACAGGCGAGCAAGTTCACTTTGCACTAAGTAACGGTAATGATCCATTGAACTGGCGAGAATTGAATAATGGTAAACCTGTATTAACCTCTACCTTAGGGGAGAAGGGAGTACGTGATCCATTCATTATTCGTTCGCCTGAAGGTGACAAGTTCTACATGATCGCTACCGATCTGAAAATTAACGGCAATGGTAACTGGGGCAGAGCACAGACATGGGGCAGTCGTTCCATTATGGTGTGGGAATCGAATGATCTGGTCAACTGGACAGATCAACGCATGGTAGAGGTTGCACCGGAAGAAGCGGGTAATACATGGGCACCAGAAATTATGTACGACAACACCACAGGTGAATATATCGTATTCTGGGCTTCAAGAATGTTTGATGATGCATCCCATACAGGTAGTGCATATCAAAAAATGATGTATAGCAAGACAAGAGATTTCTATACGTTTACTGAACCGAAAGTATATTTGGATTATGGATACTCCATCATTGACACAACGATGATTGAGCATGATGGAAAAGTGTATCGATTTACGAAGGATGAGCAGGACAACGGAGCTTCTGCTCCATTTGGCAAGATGGTTTTCCAAGAGGTTGGTAACTCGATCTTAGATCCAGCCTTCAAGATGATTAATCAAGGTGTGGGTAACATGAAATGGGTTGAGGGTCCAACGATCTTTAAATCAAATACAGATGAAAAATGGTATTTATTCGTGGATGAGTTTGGTGGAAGAGGTTATCTTCCATTCGAGACCACCAATCTTGCATCAGGTGTCTGGACATTATCTTCTAACTACAATTTACCCGCTAGTCCGCGTCACGGAACGGTAATTCCCATTACACAAAGTGAGTATGATGCACTTAGTGGGAAGAACGTACCCGTTAGCGGAATTAGCTTGGACAAAACGACGATGTCCATCGTAGAAGGTCAATCAGGGCAATTGACAGCTACGGTAACACCAGCTAATGCAACGAAAAAAGCAGTAACATGGAGCTCTAGCAATCCAGCTGTAGCGACTGTAAGTGCGACAGGCCAAGTAACAGCAGTGGCACCAGGAACAGCAAGCATTACAGTAACTACAGTAGATGGTGGGTTATCATCCAGCGCTACGGTAACGGTAACACCATCGGTTGAGCCGACTGCACCAGGAGAAGTGACAAAACCAAGTGTAACAGCGAGTAATCAAAAGCTGACTCTGAAATGGAGTAATCCTGCAGAAAGCGATTTGGTCGCTATTAAGATTACAGGGTATGGAAATACAGAGTTTAAGACGGTAACGCTGAACAATGCGGCTAGCAGTTATGAAGTCACAGGACTTGCGAATGGTACGCTTTATGAATTCCGTATTACTACGGTAAACGCAGCGGGACATGAATCCGCAGGGGTTGTGGTGTCAGGAACACCACAAGCACCAAGCAGTGGTAATGGAAATGGTGGCGGTGACGGTAACATTCCTGCACCTACAGTACCAACAGCTCCAGGTGGAAATGAGCCAGTGGTCATGGACAACGGCCAAATAAACATTAAACCAGTTGTAAATGAGAACGGTACTTCTGAAGTGAAGTTAAGTGCGGATACAATGAAGCGTGCGCTTGATCAAACGACAGGCGGTAAGCTGCAAGTAGGAGTTGATGGTGATCAAAGCTTGAATGAGCTAACGATTGAGCTAGCAGTAGATGCAAGCTTAACAAGTGGAACGTCTACGGTAGATCGCATCGAGATCAACACTGGCTCTGCAGTCGTAACAGTGGCAACCGAACTGCTTGGAACAGGAACAAGTGCAGGGAAATCGTTAGGATTGGTGCTTAAGAAAATAGCAGCTAATCAACTGTCAGCTAGTGCACAAGCTCAGCTGAACGGTGA
Coding sequences:
- a CDS encoding immunoglobulin-like domain-containing protein, with protein sequence MLALLLTFSNCLSLVLPFNNQASADPITPTMLAQYPLLEDVQDTSGNGKHGTAVGNITYADGLTLPGGTDSTTNYVQLPTGLFDHQENTTISVWIKSNTGSGNYSALFYGTPAAENKLPTNYWMFNPSNPSGDFKSVFTDRNNIDQPWTTEVGVSGTSTSQYEGQWVHYTTVITERSITGYINGVSIGTTAKEKTTASFGTDLQAYIGRSNYLGDATFAGSFQDLRIYGEALSSEYIAEVYEQSFNEKQVQQGKLELTLGDVSAVTESLELPSANKYGAWISWTSSDESAISPTGEVFLREMEQQVTLTATISLGGSQATKEFVVTLPPKDDSTQQIAVKGVSLNESALVLSMGDSETLVATISPSNANNKRVVWISSDSSVAVVNSTGEVTAVSDGDATITVQTEDGAFTATSAVTVKGKSLKDDLILHYDMKTTTEVDGQLVLKDVANKEVTFDGVFKNPNNGQFISNSEVGFISFNGGSSTSNSGYVEIPKGSNGLDLLQGLNEITVSSIVNWTNDGTNRWIFGLGTVLTPETNKYFFVTPRHGSGSGNMIATGISKNGWPNEALVTGSANSNLIGGQWKHVTVSFSEASNKMTLFVDGAKVASGNTKGLKLSDIINPDATFSGFIGKSIFANDPYFQGSMADFQVYDRALTEQEMSELYQQEAATHISKIRQLTVDDAANQLDIGHYLDEADQSADKITRNVNLPTNGKNGVNITWSSSHPTVISNSGTVQRPAVQAGDVQAELTATLTYQGVSITAVFPVTILKQFDDQQKVDLDAEQLEIYNADNVKGNLRLVTTGEQGSTITWTSSRPAVVKGTAEAAGNATQLGWVSRQATDIPVTLIATITNGTASKELTFNVTIKKEAAPVKPDAYFFAYFTGEYEGGEEISFATAEDPLFWKALNNGKSILQSDMGEKGLRDPFVIRSAEGDKFYMLATDLKMGESTDFDQAQITGSHYMMVWESEDLVNWSEQRMIKVAPKTGGNTWAPEAIYDPVTGEYIVFWASSMKNTETYGDYNGRPAGQYNVMYYATTRDFYTFSEPKVMIDESLPTIDTTFIEHNHMLYRFTKSEVNTKVYVEKAPTFYYDKDGIAANGLQYNAVPGTRDNKLGLIGKNGNNEGQTIFKDIHEKKWYLFLDSWPYHVRYTTDLDSSTQYMNNVLSSDQYALPPGPRHGTVIPISRAEYDALQEKYAWKGPAPSKDPVVHYSFDANTVNDTTLNDISGNGHHATLVGGATINEEDRIGKTGGALELNGSTGYVKLPDHLIQSLNLEKATFSTWVQMDKNQANQRIFDFASETGRQVNRNTMYLSTQGDTGSLEFAVVTPFTEKFSNDSTKLGSDYKYAVRNAGLLPTKTWQHVAITMDEFDAVLYVNGQEVKRSSTYNVEPRMLLETTMNYIGKSRNSSHSLFDGKLDDFRIYNRALSVEEIATLANEDVTPPVEQPSGAELILHYDMNDIDGATVVDQTGNFNGKWMNPSKAEWIRTQDAGVLSFTGGTTNSYVELPQGVLDGLTDITVSSIVNWSGKNAAEWLYALGRPNNNTHYTYFTPRYNANGLARLGIATNAWNNESSASTTGLKNNEWKVVTTVVSGTDGTLTLYIDGVPVASGSTNGMTLEQIKNTSGSSGNIGKSFYTDDPYFGGLIADFQIYDGAMTVADIKSLKAQADQKIALLEGMLVSAATEKLTIDDLLASNTSKDEIISNVTLPTSGAYGTTISWTSDKGNVISTTGAVTRPANATGDQVVTLTAVFTDGTETDRKTFTLMVKALPSDATSVDEAKAALVVHNISDVRGHLSLPESGLYGTTITWTSVQPNVISVTGEVQRPAHGSGDVDVKLTATITLNSASTTKEFMAKVKERPADEKYAGYFFTYFTGEGTSTGEQVHFALSNGNDPLNWRELNNGKPVLTSTLGEKGVRDPFIIRSPEGDKFYMIATDLKINGNGNWGRAQTWGSRSIMVWESNDLVNWTDQRMVEVAPEEAGNTWAPEIMYDNTTGEYIVFWASRMFDDASHTGSAYQKMMYSKTRDFYTFTEPKVYLDYGYSIIDTTMIEHDGKVYRFTKDEQDNGASAPFGKMVFQEVGNSILDPAFKMINQGVGNMKWVEGPTIFKSNTDEKWYLFVDEFGGRGYLPFETTNLASGVWTLSSNYNLPASPRHGTVIPITQSEYDALSGKNVPVSGISLDKTTMSIVEGQSGQLTATVTPANATKKAVTWSSSNPAVATVSATGQVTAVAPGTASITVTTVDGGLSSSATVTVTPSVEPTAPGEVTKPSVTASNQKLTLKWSNPAESDLVAIKITGYGNTEFKTVTLNNAASSYEVTGLANGTLYEFRITTVNAAGHESAGVVVSGTPQAPSSGNGNGGGDGNIPAPTVPTAPGGNEPVVMDNGQINIKPVVNENGTSEVKLSADTMKRALDQTTGGKLQVGVDGDQSLNELTIELAVDASLTSGTSTVDRIEINTGSAVVTVATELLGTGTSAGKSLGLVLKKIAANQLSASAQAQLNGEVVYDIELTIDGKKLTEFDGRDDLVIELPYTLKAAENPNNVVVYDVKDNGELRVVTNGKYNAATGKVEFKPTYASKYTVAYVATSFKDVTQDWAKDAISALGARGIVKGMGDGEFNPNGQVTRAEFITMLMNMLELSDENATTSFSDVKPGEWYHGNIATAQKLGIVNGKPNGRFGVHENITREDMAVMVYKVVQIKQLALASGEATAFKDEANIANYAKQAVEAIQGAGIINGVGNDEFAPKKNASRAEAAVMIYNLLGLM